In Streptomyces puniciscabiei, a single genomic region encodes these proteins:
- a CDS encoding cellulase family glycosylhydrolase — MRHPPRSVLLAAAGAVALVASAVVPVVSAQGATPACTVEYSVTSQWDGGFQGSVRITNNWSALSGWRLTFDFADGQKVTQGWNAQWSQSGGTVSAGNESYNGSLGTGASVTAGFLASWAGTNTAPTVFRLNGTTCNADPEPTPPPTTPPPASGGAAPALHVLGNRLVDAAGKDHRLLGVNRSGGEFMCVQGYGIWDGPVDDAAIKAIADWKADAVRIPLNEECWLGLSNVKPQYAGANYIAAVKDLVARVEAHGLTPVLDLHWSYGQYTGNSAGCSDVHATCQKPMPDRQYSPSFWASVAGTFKDDPAPVFDLFNEPYPDRATSSTTDAWKCWRDGGTCPGISYEVAGMQDLVDSIRSAGAKNVIMAGGPAYSNDLSQWLTYKPTDPAGNLTAAYHVYNFNTCSTESCWNSTLAPVAAQVPLIAGEIGENTCSHAFVDQVMKWFDDRNLSYLGWAWNTWDCSSGPSLISAYDGTPTAYGTGLRDHLRALNP, encoded by the coding sequence ATGCGACACCCCCCGCGTTCAGTACTTTTAGCCGCCGCCGGTGCGGTCGCGCTCGTGGCGAGCGCGGTCGTCCCGGTGGTGTCGGCCCAGGGAGCCACGCCCGCGTGCACGGTGGAGTACTCCGTCACCAGCCAGTGGGACGGCGGCTTCCAGGGCTCCGTCAGGATCACCAACAATTGGTCCGCGCTGAGCGGTTGGCGGCTCACCTTCGACTTCGCCGACGGCCAGAAGGTCACCCAGGGCTGGAACGCCCAGTGGTCGCAGTCCGGCGGCACCGTGAGCGCCGGGAACGAGAGCTACAACGGTTCCCTCGGCACCGGCGCGAGTGTCACCGCCGGTTTCCTCGCCTCCTGGGCGGGGACCAACACCGCGCCCACGGTGTTCAGGCTCAACGGCACCACCTGCAATGCGGACCCCGAGCCGACTCCGCCCCCGACCACGCCGCCCCCGGCCTCCGGCGGCGCCGCCCCCGCCCTGCACGTCTTGGGGAACAGGCTCGTGGACGCCGCCGGCAAGGACCACCGCCTCCTCGGCGTCAACCGCTCCGGTGGCGAGTTCATGTGTGTCCAGGGCTACGGCATCTGGGACGGCCCGGTCGACGACGCGGCGATCAAGGCGATCGCCGACTGGAAGGCCGACGCGGTGCGCATACCGCTCAACGAGGAGTGCTGGCTGGGTCTTTCCAACGTCAAGCCCCAGTACGCAGGCGCCAACTACATAGCCGCCGTCAAGGACCTGGTGGCCCGCGTCGAGGCGCACGGCCTGACCCCGGTCCTGGACCTGCACTGGTCCTACGGCCAGTACACCGGCAACTCGGCCGGCTGCTCGGACGTCCACGCCACCTGCCAGAAGCCGATGCCCGACAGGCAGTACAGCCCGTCGTTCTGGGCGTCGGTGGCCGGCACCTTCAAGGACGACCCGGCACCGGTGTTCGACCTGTTCAACGAGCCCTATCCGGACCGGGCCACCTCCAGCACCACGGACGCCTGGAAGTGCTGGCGGGACGGCGGGACCTGCCCCGGGATCTCGTACGAGGTCGCCGGTATGCAGGATCTCGTCGACAGTATCCGGTCCGCCGGAGCCAAGAACGTCATCATGGCCGGCGGGCCGGCGTACTCCAACGACCTCAGCCAGTGGCTGACCTACAAGCCCACCGACCCGGCCGGCAATCTGACCGCCGCCTATCACGTCTACAACTTCAACACCTGCTCGACCGAGAGCTGCTGGAACTCCACCCTCGCCCCGGTCGCTGCCCAGGTACCGCTGATCGCCGGTGAGATCGGCGAGAACACCTGCTCGCACGCGTTCGTCGACCAGGTCATGAAGTGGTTCGACGACCGGAACCTGTCCTATCTGGGCTGGGCCTGGAACACCTGGGACTGCTCCTCGGGCCCGTCCCTGATCTCCGCCTACGACGGCACACCCACCGCGTACGGCACCGGGCTGCGCGACCACCTGCGCGCCCTGAACCCGTAA